Genomic segment of Tiliqua scincoides isolate rTilSci1 chromosome 1, rTilSci1.hap2, whole genome shotgun sequence:
TTATAAATCTGATACGGCTCCAATTTTTAGCATTATGAATAGAAACATTCATAACTCAGATGATATTCTTagacttccagcacaatcctatgcattcctacTTAAAGTTCCAAATACATATACAGTAGGAGTCCAGCCTTAATTGTCTTAATTCTCAATCTCTGAATAACTATTTTCTTGCTTTATAAGTTGTCACCAATTCTCATTAAACTTAATGTTTTGAGACACAGTAATATCACTAGACAAGCACATATGTTTAAAAAGCATATACCTATTTGGGATTTCATCTGAGCCTCTGCTGTTCAATttcacacagtcctggaaagacaAAATCTTTTAAAGTTGCATGTGCTAACATAACCATTAGGATTGCAAGCTTTAATCAGTATTGAAATGCAGGTGTAACAAGTCACTAGATTTGTGGAATAAACTACTGTGCTATTAGTTTCCTTATTTGAATAAGGAAATGTAGATCTCAGACCGAGAAAAAAAATTACTACACGGGCTAGTTAcaggcagctgcatcagcattttgCACAGTATGTTCTTCGGAGGTGCTTTGAGCACTCCGTGAGCACTAGGCCAACTAAACTGGATGTTTTGGCCTACAAGCATTTCAATTTATACATAGTTCCTTGGAACCTAACCTGTATGTATGCAGGGGACTTCATGTATACATATACCTCTCTACATGAGATCAGTTTCATATATTAAACTCTCATCCAGAAAGTATCGATCCCACATAGATAGATCTTAGTCTATGCCTCACTTGAACAGCTGCAATACACTGTGGCTCTCCAGCACGTGTCATTTGCAATAATACGCAGAACAGACATGTATGCACAGAGACTAACTTAGTGGAAAGGGcatctgctttgcacacagaaggttctaggttcaataactggcacctccaggtaggtcAACTTCCCGCCTGCAACCTTAGGGAGCCAtgttgacaacactgagctagacagaccaatgatctgactcagtatgagacaacttcttatgttcctaaccaTCTACACATGGGCTAGAGAATACTAGAGAATTTGTAATATGCTGCTTTTCTCCAGAATTCAGGAGCACATATATGTTAACTATCTTATATGTTAACATATGTTATATGTGCTTATATGTTATATGTGCTTCTTCAGGAGCACATATATGTTAACTATCTATAACAGTAGTTTCCAAACATATGAACTCTGACACCCTGGATGTGATGGAGCAAACTGGAAGTAAACCAAAAGTCGCTTCCAGATGCGTCCAGGAGGCAGTCTGATGCCTGACCACTGATGACCATTGATTCATCTAGCTCTGTAGATCATTTCTAAATTgcttctcagccctacctggagaagccAGAGTTTGAACCTGGGAGCTTTTGGATGCCCAGCATATGCTGTCACTGAACTAAGGTCCCTTTCTCTAAAGATGTGGTTAGTCATTTAGTGATTAAAGAAGTGTCTAGTAGTTAGTTAAGTCTTTAATATGAAATGCTTGCATTCAGATTCCACATGCAACATGGATTCAGTGATTCCAATGCAACTTGCAAAACCTAAGGTTGCACTGATAAGCAACTGCAGGACTCACTGGTTGGGAAGGGGACCAGATCTAGCATCCACTTGCTCATGCAATTCCCCATCCAACTAGGGATGAGAACACAGAAGTCAAATCTACACCTCTATGATCTCTAGCAGGATTCAGTTAACCATATGGCCTTAAGCCATATGgttaacctcacagggttattaCAGTGAAAATACTGAACAATTTGCAATATTAAAGGATTAGCAATACAGTAAACCCAACTTTACAAGCCTGTCAAGTTTGAAGTTACCTCAAGTTTGGAATTCCTTCCGTTTTTTGCAGTACAGCAACCAACAGATTTTTCCAATGTATCAGCCACTGCTTTTGGAGAGGCAGTCATCTCCACATTGCTATACATGAATGACCAATCCGTATTACAGGCAACACTTCTGTGGAGAACGCTCAGCCATTCATTGGGCCTATCTTTGTTCATCATTGTTATCATTGTGTTTTGTGACCTGGAAACCACTAAAGCTTTGACATTAGTTGCTCGACTTGTGGTAAAACAAGCTCTAAAATCAGAGCTTGCATCAACAGCTtgattaactttatttttacttgcAACATTATTCAAGTGTGGAATGCAATTATCCTTGCCAGCAGTAACTATAGATGCAATTGGCTGATCATAAACACAGAAGTCAGTAACTTCTGCATCTTCAGTAGAAACGTGTCCATATGGTAAATCTGTTCTTTCCTGGGACAGGACTTGCACATTTCTACTTTTCTGTAAGACGTTTATACTGCTGTGATCAGCTTTTTTACATAATCCTGTATTAATTGTGCTGATATTTGAAATGGCTACATCCGAAAGAGAAACTGTTTGCACCTTTTCATCAATGCCTGTCATGCATGTTAAGAAAGGTTTTGAATCACTCCTTTCGCCAGCTTCAGAACTAAATGAATCTTCATTGTGGATACTATAAAACATACTGACAGACTGCTCTCTTTTATGATCCTCAAAATTTAAAGAACTGTCATTTGCATAGTGCTGGTCACATTTATACATTTGGGAGGATTCTGGTATTTCATTGCTAGTATCAACAACTGAGCTACATGCTAAAGTAGAAAACACATCTTCTGCATGCCCATTTTCATTTGCTTGTTCTTTGACCTGAAAAAAGTCTGAACTATCAGTTTCTTTCTTGGATGTGAAGTTTTGATCCATATAATCTTGTTCTTCAGCGCTGTGATATTCTTGTTGTGAATCGTCATCCACATCAGTGCATCTGCACTCGTCATTTTGGTTGTCTTTCAAGTGGATGCTGGTGCAGACTCGGTCAACAATATCTGTTTCATTTGCATCTTCTAGTGCAATGGAAATCCTCTGTTTTTTATAAGCAGCTTCAAGATCACTGTCTAGTGATGAATTGAAGATAGAGAAGCTCTCATTTGGAAAATTTAATTCTGAGGCACTCAAGTAACAGGACTGGCTTGAGATGGAGCAACTGGTTCCTATTTGAAGTCCACTAGAGATATTATTAATCTCAATATTTTCAGCATGTTCCAACTCTTGGGTTACATTCAGGATTTCTGATTTACCAGTAATGTTCTCTGCACTGCTCCCTCTCTGTTCCATTGTGTTTTCATCAGAATTATCATTAGAAGCTATTAGCTTAAGTATAACTTCATCAATCCTACTTTTCTCAGAACTTGATATTTCAGTGGATTTAACTAGTGCTCTTTCACCTGTTTAGGGAAAGACACTACGTTTCACTATTGATTCGTATAACTGGACAACAAAATTTGTGGATGAattttaaagtaaataaaaatgaggacaaaaaatagaaacaaagagaaaaagcagAGGACCAGGTAGACTGAATACTGATTGGAAAGTTCTGAGCTTTTATCAGTCATTGCTAGTGCTAACTCCTCAGCCACATGCTCTTTAGTGTATGACAGCAGGATCTGCACCCGCCATTGGGAATAGATTTCCAATTCATCTCTCCCTTTCTATTTTGTACTGTTGAACAGAGCTCACAAAAGGGTGTTGGGTAACACCTGAATCCCTCACAAAAGGGTCTTGGGTAACACCTGaattccccactcagccatgaagtttcctggctAACTTTGGGCTAGTCCTATCTCTTGACCACACTTACCTCACAAGACAAAAGGACaaagtgaggtaggtgagacttttgttgtgatgacaaaaggagggaaggaaccatgtatgctgccctgaactccctgggggaagggcaggataaaaatgtggggaaaaaatatacaCGTTTTCATATCTTACCAGTAAGCATTTTCATTTCACATCCAGTCAAAAGATAAAATCTGAAAGGCTGATACTCCTCTTGCAAGCAACTATCAGATACACTAACACTAACATAAAAATTACAATGCAGTGTTTAACATAGGCAAATTTCAATGTAatgtttcaattttaaaaatagtaTGCCTAATAAAGTAAGCATGTCAAACTTCTTGATCCTTCCCACAGATTAGCTACACTGGCACCAACAACCTGCTTCAGCAGAAAACAAAGAGATTCTTGTACGTAGTTGTATGCCTGCAGTCTTCTGCTGTGTGTTACAATCTGCGGACTAGAGCATTAGTCCAACAATATAATGAAGGGGAATAGAACAGGTCCCCAGCTAAAAATacaaacatggaaaaacaaagcaGCAGGTAACTGCAGATCAGGATCAGGTTATTATAATGGAAtaagtggggaagcagtcacccCCAAACTCCATGTGAATTAGTGGGTACCCTCTGCTATAGGGCAGTCAACCCAACCGtttgtgcagtggttctcacacatttagcacagagacccactttttagaatgagaatctgtcaggacccacctgaagtgatgtcatgaccagaagtgacatcgtcaagcaggaaccttttaaacaatcctaggctgcaatcctacccacacttacccaggcgtcAGTCCCATTTGCCAACACTGTTacaagaatatacagagtagcttgttaaaagtacaggtctggaatatttccccaaatgcaatcacataccatgggagcatcaagtctaatatattaaaaataaaatattgaaatggatggggcccacctgaaattggctcgcaacccacctagtaggtcccaacccacagtttgagaaacactgttagcTGATATGGGTAGACAGGTTATATCTGCCTTGGACCAACCCTTCCTGCAACTTTGGACTTGTTTTCTATTTGCTCTGTGGCCTTCCTGACAGAGGATGGGGGATTCCAATTTGAGAACTAGCAGAATACCAAATCACTACCCAATGCATTCCCCTGCTGCACAATTGTTATGaatcttcgcccccccccccagccccagcaaAAGCAATTGCTTATTTTATGATATTTTCATCTGGTTAACCAGTAGCAAAGACAAATAAGAACAGTTCCTTTTTTGACAGACTTCTCCAAACATCAAATAAGAACGGCAAGCATGGGAAGAAAGAATCCTAGTGGCTGTTCCTCAGATCTGAAATTATTCTCTTTGGCAgtcaactaagggtccaatcctatccaactttccagtgccgatacagccatgccaatggggcatgtgctgcagcctgcagtgggcaggggcagtcgcagaggcctccctcaaggtaagggaacatttgttcccttaacttgaggctgcactgccactgcattggtgctggaaagttggattggattagGCCCTATGTTTGCTTATAGAAATATTTTTGTATTTACCAACTTGTAGAGAATTACTACTTTCACCATTTTCTTGGTTAAAAGATGagtaccgtatttatcggcgtataacacgcactttttccccctgaaaatagggggcaaatgatgtatgcgtgttatacgccgatgtccagggaacggaatcctctttaagggatcccgttcccaatagtgcctagcggcggcgcagcgtcgtgacgtgatgtcagcgctgcgcccgccgcatattattaaaatgaagatgcgtgttatacgcctgtgcgtgttatacgccgataaatacggtatgtTGTTTGTTTAACAGAAGTCCTACTACTATCCAAATACAAAATTGCCTTACAAAAAAATTAGCAAAATTATGACAAAAATTGCCAACTACTAAAAAGTAGGGTTAACTCACCTGGAGGGTTACAAATAGTTTTGGACTTCTCCAGAGCTTGCAGACCAGAGGCATTAATTGCAGCAGTAGCATATCTCCAGTAATTGCTCTCCCTTTGCCCATGATCAAAAGTAGCAGGTGAGAAAGAAGATGCTACCACAAATGTATTTAATGACTCTCTAGTCATAGGACTATACTGAAATCCAGGTGTAGAGAAGTATGATCTTGGATAAAAATATAAAGGTACCACTGagtaagcagctccttcataaaATGAACAATCTCCCTGGAACCATGGCCTTGCACAAAAAAGAGATCGAGTATATAAATTTTCATTAAAATAAGGTAGGCATGACATATTTTAAGATGTGCGTGACTGGGCAAGTATATCACATACGATTCCTAGAAAACAGTGAAAACAAAACAGGTATATAAAGTTCACACATTCAACAATTTGAATTTAGTCATGACATTATACAGTAAGCAAGAAGTATTTCACATATACATATTTTTCGcatttgaaatgtggttggttgCATCCTAATCACAGTCAGTCTCTTAAATACTAATTTAAAAAtttcttgtaaaaaaaactaCATTACTATGCAGTTCTGTGCATtgctacttggaagtaagtttcattaagttcaatggaacttaaccTGGGTGTGAATGTGCTTAGAAGGTCAGCCTTACACCACAATTCAAAGCATACTGACTGGAATCAGTACTTTATGAATTAGATATATCTAGggctttttgtttcttttacttTCTTCCCCTGAAGAGCAGGCCGTGAGACTAGTTCCTAAATTGCTTCAGAAAGTCCCCTCAATTGCAAAAGTGGTTTGCTataaaacaggagaaaaaaacatAGATCCAGCCCTCCCCACTAGCCATACTAGAACTCAGCCACTGACATCCCAGACTAACTTCCATGTTAGAAAAGCTTTATTTAGAATGAGCAAACACCTCTTGTAAAATATAATGTAACACTTTTGTTATGAACTATGTCATGTCTgatggacagcacaatcctaacttgagctggaacagacaggccaggagtcCTGCGCTGTATTGTTGTGCGCTGCACAAGGTTagggctgactgtggctcagccagaggcaaggggaaacttttccccttatcccgggtaaagcagcagcagccctaaagggtctactcagactgctgggtcctggccctgtcTCCCGACCCCCCCCAGaacgcctgctccctgccctcccccaccccagaacgcctccccccgcccttccCATGAGCAGGTGCCAACTCACCTACTgctgccaccatggaggctgaatttggcctccgTGGGCTAGCGCACCTctatgcactggcacagcttactcccatggaggcgcaaacgtactttatggcatgtttgtgaccctcccgggctggcgcaaaggacttgtaCTGTTGTGCCAGCCTAGGGCATGGTTAAGATTGCGCTCATAGTTCCTTTATTTACACAGCATTATTAGTGCCACTCAACATTATCAAAGAGATCAATCAGTTATTTGAAAGTTTGAGTGGTAATTTTTGCCATACACTGGCAGACCCTGAAACACCCTCCCTCAGTCGGCACAAACTCATTGGATCTGGGGATGAATTGGCGTTGGGAGGCCAGTGTGTGGCCTCCCCGACTCCCAAGGTGGTGCgaacatgttttacagcacatttgcgaaaCCAGAAGTCAACATGAGTCCTTTgagccagcctaagtgctggctaggattgtgctcttactgtATTTCTATACAATCTTTCTTGCAAGGAGCTTAAGATGGTTTACCTGGCTCTTCCCCATCCTTTTTTAAAACAACCCAGCAAGAGAGATTTGACTGAAAGATTGTTACAAGATCACTCAGTGACCTTCATGACTAAGCAGATCCTCCAAGTCTAACATTAACTATTAGACCATATTAGCCCTCCATTTTTGGGCCTAAATGATAGTCTGAAGCAATCACTATTATAGGCCActgtttttcaaacattttatctTCAAGTAATGCTCTCTGCATTGATTTATATGTCAAGAAACTCCAGTACATACGTCACAGAAACTCTCTGTGTTGAAGACGATGTTTGCAATGTAGGAATCAGGCAGGAATAGAGCCAGACCTGTTGCAATGAAATGCTGTTCTATAAAACCCATAATGCACCTTCTAGGGCAGCAGTCAAGACTTCAAATTAGCAAGATCTACTCTGTTTTTAGCTCTAGTTGATGAGCCTTGAGCTAGGTATACAATATGGTGACATACACTTAGAACTAAGGAACAGTCCAATAATTAATTTTCAAAAGCACCACTGTTTCACtaaaaaaattcagttttccAACAATTGTAATTCATTTCTGCAGCCTaactatacatatatatatattaaaaaccctgtgtgtgtgtttttgttaaaCAGCTGCAAGTCAGAAACCTTTAGCAACCAAACCTCTCTGCCCACCCTGTTCAAGGGGAAACACAGTTGCGATggatatgcagtggcatagcaaataATTGTGTAGTCCAGTGCTGAActcaaaataatgcccaggaagtgatgtcataactggaagtgacatcatgcccaggctttttaaagagTGAAAGTCGAGGGAAAatctacctcctcccccagcagctcgccacccacttgctctgacacctccccccagccagtggcatagctaaggcatctttaTCTGCTAactggggtcaaaaaagattttgtagccccccaccacgacaaaatcaaatctaattaagtaaataaatgaaaaggttgctccttattggttagagacactgtactagggtgaagagggatggttactctaccattgctaaatataagaggagcactacttgaaaaagtgccatttagcaggggtgactgtattatgatacatggaaaggagagctgactcatattaccTTAT
This window contains:
- the RBM44 gene encoding RNA-binding protein 44, whose translation is MTRESLNTFVVASSFSPATFDHGQRESNYWRYATAAINASGLQALEKSKTICNPPGERALVKSTEISSSEKSRIDEVILKLIASNDNSDENTMEQRGSSAENITGKSEILNVTQELEHAENIEINNISSGLQIGTSCSISSQSCYLSASELNFPNESFSIFNSSLDSDLEAAYKKQRISIALEDANETDIVDRVCTSIHLKDNQNDECRCTDVDDDSQQEYHSAEEQDYMDQNFTSKKETDSSDFFQVKEQANENGHAEDVFSTLACSSVVDTSNEIPESSQMYKCDQHYANDSSLNFEDHKREQSVSMFYSIHNEDSFSSEAGERSDSKPFLTCMTGIDEKVQTVSLSDVAISNISTINTGLCKKADHSSINVLQKSRNVQVLSQERTDLPYGHVSTEDAEVTDFCVYDQPIASIVTAGKDNCIPHLNNVASKNKVNQAVDASSDFRACFTTSRATNVKALVVSRSQNTMITMMNKDRPNEWLSVLHRSVACNTDWSFMYSNVEMTASPKAVADTLEKSVGCCTAKNGRNSKLEDCVKLNSRGSDEIPNRMVQFSQTTNLPCCCKELLQRAIKAEMQLLNIHCQKDHQHSWKTCKLDLEGKEYVSSSTLETRRTVMQGSLPQDIQAPSQDAGTSSLPVVIQRMSGDENSAPQPSPSSKEEKNALVENSSLSIQEVNEDWFDAKENLTGVESSITLTGNERKKDQLFGTAETQIAKETKKESKTTKKESNNFYCVHVAGLSPTVSEVDLWLRFQKYHVSKVSICEYSSNYRYATLGFKAASDAKLAVKEMNEQEIKGKAVKVQLVKSIREITVSNNHSFVKQDNESQRPYYSPEKNIENTNCNGILKVSPVSVTSKSHASDSISPSKGLDPSRDSLKSLHPVSALPNITRLAPASSESLCSLASSKNPSPDFKSSKTSSRNAHLETDQEDIAENLMPPISIQSSPHLSSTFRPPNALNLKSFRKVVKKLEGLHPETSRDNILDALLDIKENKGSLSGVPISDIVQMASSLLNKKYASKSEEKSVTHLRNK